The sequence GACTATCACTGGACCATAAAAGAAgtcaaaaaatttcaaagaatttgaATCTTACACACCATGTTCTCTGATCCCAATGCAATTTAAgctacaaatcaataacaaaaagatatgtagaaaatccccatgtgtttggaaattaagaaatactTTTCAGGTGTGCCTATccatcagagaaaaaaataatagaaataagaaagtaattcaaactaaatgataatgaaaatactaaactcaaaacttaaacaaaaatttagttctttgaaaatactattaaaattgattaaaaaggggctggcccagtggcatagtggttacgtttggcgcactccacttcagtggcctgggttcacaggttcagatccccggtgtggacctacacaactcatcaagccatgctgtggcggcaacccacatacaaaatagaggaagactggcaaaaggtcagagccaatcttcctctccaaaaaaaaaaaaattgattagaaAAACACCTCTGGTGAGAATATTCacgaaaaaatgtaaaaataattatttacctTTAAAAGCAGCAATATCAGAAATGATAAAGAATATCACTACAGATCttgcagacattaaaaagattaaatgggTATATTATGAACCATTTGATGGCAATAACTCTGAATTTGAAGATAAAATGGACACATTCCTAGGAAAATATAATATCAAAATTGACATAGGAAGAAATCATTTAAATAGTCCTATAACTATTATTGAATTCATAATTGAAAACTGTTCTACAAAGAATGCCAGGCCCATATGACTTCACCAgtaaattctgccaaacatttaaagaagaaataatgccaaTCTCATACAAACTCTTgtggaaaacagaaaaagggGAGCTACTTCCCAACTTGTTTTTTGAGGCTAATATtattactctgatatcaaaacctgacaagaaaattacaaaaaaggGAAATTACAGGCTAATCTCATTCATAAACATGAATGCAAAAATCCCAAACAAAATATGAATAACTCAGAGccaagattttttgtgtgtgtgtatgaggaatatcagccctacgctaacatctgccaatcctcctctttttttttttttttgctgaggaagaccggccctgggctaacatccgtgcccatcttcctccactttatatgggaggccaccacagcatagcttactaagcggtgcatcagtgcgcacctgggatccgaactggcgaacccgggccgccgcagtggagcgcgcgcacttaaccgcttgcgccacggggcggcccccagATCCAACATTTTAAAGGGAtaatacaacataaatgagtcaaggtttattccaggaatgcaagataAGATTATATGCAAAAATCAAACTATGTAATTTATCCCATTAGCAAAGCAAAAGAAGGATAAAATAATATGATTATCTTAAttcagagaaaattttttttcaattccaaATCCATTCATGAtcaaaactcttagcaaactggAAATAGAAGACAACTTCCTTAAGCTAACAGAGTATCTACAAAAATACTTCAGCACAGGAGCCaggccagtggcatagcagttaagtgcgcgccctccgctttggcagcccggggtttgcaggtttggatcctgggcgtgcactgacgcaccgcttgtcaagccatgctgtggcagtgtcccatataaagaaatgtagaggaagatgggcacggatgttagcccagggccaatcttcctcagcaaaaagaggagggttggaattggatgttagctcagggctgaccttcctcacaaaaaaaaaaaaaaaaattcttcagccCACATCATACTTAGAAGTGAAATGGTGACAGCTGCCCTTTGAGATGGGAAGCAAGACATGGATGTCTacttttaccacttctattcCACACTGTACTTGAGGTCCTAGTCAGTGCGCTGTGGCAAGGAAAACAAAGTTACATGTAAGATTtggaaagagataaaaataaccATCATTATTTGTAGATAAGATTGtgtaagggggccggccctgtggcatagtggttaagtgtgtgcgctccgctgctggtggccccggttcggatcccgggcacgcaccaacttaacacttgtcaggccatgctgtggcggcgtcccatataaagtagaggaagatgggcacggatgttagcccagggccagtcttcctcagcaaaaagaggaggattggcatggatgttagctcagggctgatcttcctcataaaaaaaaaaagattgtgtaaGAAATCCAAGAATCTACAGTTGAATTACTAAAATTAACAAGTGAGCATAGCAGTGTTGCTGGTTATGTCAGTAGACaaatcagttctatttctgtatatcaacaaaataaaatttaaaaagatttcatttataatagcaacaaaaatataaaaaaacataagaataaatataacaaaagatgTATATGACATTtataagaaaactataaaatattattggaaaaaatttaaagaccTCAATACATGGTAGAATATAAATTGgaaaatttaatattataaagacattaattctccccaaactgatctatagagaTGCAATGCTATCGCAATCAAAATATGTAtaggttttaaattttgctgTGGAACTTGACAgactgattctaaaatatatgtaGACATACAAAGAGCCCAGAATAGATAAGACTTATTCtaaccttttatttaaaaaatttcaaacctacagGAATGATGAGCGAGTAGCAGAAAAGAACACCATATGACCTTCACTTAGattcaattgttaacattttgtcataCTCCCTTTCTctgtctatatattttttcactttgcaGCACCATATGAAATTAAATTGCAGACAAGTATTTCATCACATATCTCCTTAAAATATTCTCCTGTATAACCAGAATATCATTATCACACCAAAGAAACTCATCATCAATGtaataatattatctaatatatggtctattttcaaatttctccATTATCCCAACAATGTCTTTatggctccccccaccccacccccttgccAATCCAGGTTTCAATCAAGGATCACATATTACATTTAAGCTGAAATATCTCTTTAATATCTTTTTATCTTCAATAGACCCTCTGatttttttgtcatttgacatttttgaagacgCCAGGCCAGTTGTTTTATAGACTGTCCCACATTGTAGATCTGTCAAATTGTTTTCTCCAGATCTGATACAGGTTAAAGGCTTTTGGCAAGCATAACACAtaagtgatattttgtatttgCCACACCATCAATCATTCCAGTTTGTTCCGTTATTGGTGATGCTACGTTTGACCACTGGTTAATTTTGGCATCCATCATTGTAAAAGAACATTTTCCCCAATGTAATTAACAAGTTGTCTGTGAAGGGTTGCTTTGAAATCCTGAAACCATCCTGTTTTCCAAAAAATTATCATCCAATGGTTTTAACATCATTGATTATCCTCATCTGAATAAAATCTTAAATTGATAGCTGCAATCTAAATTTAAACTCTATCATTCCATCTACATTTATTAGCTGCCATACTTCTGTCACCCCTAACACTGACCCTCCCCTCTCCTGTTCTTGGTCTCTTTGTGTACTCAGGGAAcctaagacattttttaaaaaacatagtgTTTAGAGACAGTTTGAAATTggaacagaccaatggaacaggatCAAGAGCCCGAAACATAACATTAAATGCATTAGTAATATTGCATAAAGATCAataaatgtgactgtatttaaaaaaacaaaacagacaaatctCTTTCTTCAAAAGACCCCctttacagaaatgaaaaggcaaccagagtgggaaaagatattttcaagaCATATAACTGACGAAAGGCTTGTATCTAGAATAAAGTTCttactcctacaaatcaataagagacAACTCGAAAAAAACATGGGCAAGAGACATGAACATGCACTTCGAAAAAGTGGCTATCCAAACGGCtgataaacatacaaaaaggtgctctcaacctcattagtaatcagcAAAATTAAAATCAGTGTTAaggactaaaattttaaaatgttggcaaGGTTATGGAACATCAACTGAAAACTCCCCTTCACTGGTGGTGGAATTGTAAATTGGtaaagaaatttataaaacagATTGGTGTTATTTACCAAGTTTGAACATACCCATCCTTATGACCCAACAAtcacactcctaggtatacacccaacagaAACGTGTGCATGTGCACCTGCACAAATGTTAACTGTAGCACctaacagccaaaaactggaagcaatccCAAAGCCTATAATCAGTAGAATACAGcatttgtggtatattcatacaatggacgaCTATTCTGAAGTACATGCAAGAATAGtaaagaatttcacaaaagatGTCGAGCAAAAGGCAGACACAGAAGAATACGTACTCGGATTTATTTACATAACGTGATAGACAGATGACATATAGAAGATATAGATAGatcagaaagacagacagatgaCAGATAAATCAGTCCACAAGGTTATATAAGTCAGGAAGGCTTTGACctagggaggggaaggagggggcgCATGGGAGGCCTTAAGGGAGAGTCTCCTTTTCTGGCAAGGTTTCATTTTTGCCTGAAGCGCTACTGGCCAGCATAACTATCCcgtgagagaaaggaaaaaagctgCCAGAGAAGTAAAGAATACGGTAGGAGAACCTTCTGTGAGCCACACCAGAGACCCCCACGTGAGATACAAAAGACTCAGCGCCAACAATGCTCCGGCGCCCACAACTTCCGGCGTGGGCCGCGGGGCCCCGCCCCTCGCCGACAACTACGAGTAAGCAGTACTGGTCCACgccaggaagaggaggggaaggatgAGCGTGTCTCCAAGGCCCAACGCATCGTTTAACCTATGGGAAAGGATGTGTTTGTGGACCAATAGGGCGCAGAGGGTGAGGCACCGCCCACAAGCCTGCCGACCAATCGGCTAGGAGCAGAGAGTGAGCAGGCTGGGACTGTGCGATCCGGTGGAGCCGCGCGGCATGGCGGGCGGGGCCCGAGAGGTGCTCACATTGCAGTTGGGACATTTTGCGGGTTTCGTGGGAGCGCACTGGTGGAACCAGCAGGTGAGGTCTCTGGGCGGCTGCCCCAGCGGACCCTTTCCGGACCTCCAGCCCTAACTTCCGTCCTGTCCCTCTCACCAGCCCTGAGTTcagtccttcctttttccctcctcaggatgCTGCGCTGTGCGGACCGACCGATGCCAAGGAGCCGCCGGGAGAGCTCTGCCCCGACGTCCTGTACCGGACGGGCCGGACGCTCCACGGCCAGGAGACGTACACGCCGAGACTCATCCTCATGGATCTGAAGGGTGAGGCGGTGGTAGGGGTCGCCAGTGCCCAGTTTTCCCCATCGCGTGCGGAGTCTTGAGCATCCTTTCGCTTCAAGATCCTCCGACCATACTAGGCTGAAGGACCACAGAGTAGGAGCCACAGGTAGAGTTAACTACAGTATGCCAAGACCCGAGGGACGCAAAAAGGCAAAACTTTATTTCGTTCTAGAGCCATCTCTGGAATGGGCAGCTTGCCCCTGGAGACAGTGAGATGTTGAACTGTGGCATTCCTGTAGGACCCGGTCCCAAAGCTAATGACTAAGCTGGGAATGAAGGATGGCATCTAGATTCTCCTAAGCAAGGTTTTTTTCCAACTCATGTATATTCAAGAAAGCTTGGAAGAGCCAAGTGCTGGAGGGATGGTGACAGCAGGTTGTCAGGTGATCAGAGGAAGATTAGTTGGAGCAGGGGAGGGACTAGGATTTGACCTAACATTGCCTGTTATTTTTGTACAGGTAGTCTGAGCTCCCTAAAACAAGACGGTGGACTCTACAGGGACAAACTGCTAGATGCTGCAATTGCATGGTATCTGTGATGTTTGGAGAGGAGTGGGGAATGTGCCCAGGATGCTGGAGAACCCAGGGAACCTGCCCCTGTTATCAACCTCCACTTTCTTTCAGGCAGGGGAAGCTCACCACACACAAAGAGGAACTCTATCCCAAgaacccttatctccaggactTTCTGAGTGCAGAGGTGAGGGCCTCTGCCCTGAACTTTTAAACCCAGTGCTACAACCAGAGTGCCTCCACTGGGGCAGAGAAAAAGAGGATTTTAATCATCTTAAATGCCTTAGAATGGTATTTAGGAAAAAgcacttttttcccctaaaggaCTATGACTAGGTGAACAGAAAGGAGGCTCTGGGGTATGGCCAGCAAAATCAAGGAGGATAAATCAACTTTTGCCTCGAGACCACCTGGAACTAAATGTAGTTTGTCTCATCCCTCCCAGGGAGTGCTGAATAGTGATGGTATCTGGAGGGTCAAATCCATTCCCAATGGCAAAGGTGAGACTTGTCCAGATACTGCTGGATGGGGAACTGGGCAGAGCAGGAACATGGAGAAAGGTACATTCCTTCTGCTTTTTCTTCAGGTCCCCCCCTACTCACCACGGCTACAACTCCAAAACCACTTACCCCCCCGGAGGGCAGCATCCGAGTCTGGTCAGACTTCCTCCGAGTCCCTCTTCACCCCCGGAGCATCTGTATGATTCAGAAGTACAACCATGATGGGTATGGGGGGCCCCAGAGGCTGTGAGGCAAGAAACTGAGTCCCTCCCAATGTCAGATGAGGCTCTTGAGGCCAtcttccctgccctccccagaAACAAGAGATCTCAGGCAGGGAGCGGGTGTGGGGCAGTCCTGCAAGTCCTGGATTGTGTTTATGCATGGCAGGGAGGCAGGTCGCTTGGAGGCTTTTGGCCAAGGGGAGAGTATCCTGAAGGAACCCAGGTACCTGGAAGAGCTGGAGGACAGGCTGCACTTCTACGTGGAGGAGTGTGACTACCTGCAGGTAGCTGTGTGGCATGGTGGCCACCAGGGTAGAAACTCTTCTCATCCTACTAGCTTTCATCATTCACTTCTCTCCAGGGCTTCCAGATCCTGTGTGACCTGCACAATGGCTTCTCTGGAGTAGGCGCTAAGGCCACAGAGTTGCTACAAGACGAGTATTCAGGGCGGGGAATAATAACCTGGGGCCTGCTCCCTGGTCCCTACAGTCTTGGGGTGAGTAGAACTTAGGGGAAAAACAGTCAGTGTAGTGAGGGAGAAATGAAGGAATGATAGCCCACTGAGAAAGTTGCTTAAACAACTCTCCTTTCTTTCACCAGGAGCCCCAGAAAAACATCTATCGTCTGTTAAACACAGCTTTCGGTCTGGTGCGCCTGTCTGCTCACAGCTCTCTGGTCTGCCCCTTATCCTTGGGTGGCAGCCTGGGGCTGCGACCTGAGTCACCCGTCAGCTTCCCTCACCTGCGTTATGACGTAAGGCTCAAAGCTCTCTTTCTGAGTGCAGCGAGTAAGCGGGCACCCCCTCACACTCCATGAGTCAGCCTTTGTCTGTTACTGGCTCTATTCTTGAAGCCTCAGCTTAAACTCAGCTCTGATGTGGCCTCTTAGATCACACTGTCCTATGCTTTTTCAGCCTTCGGCCAAACACACCCCTGGCTTTTTCACAAAGAACCCGGACCTCTGCCATCACTATTCTGCCACCACTCTCTCTTTTCCAGACTCGAAAGGCCAAGTGCTCTTCTCGGTATCCTCTTTACAGGCCACTCTGCCCTTCCACTGTAGTGCCATCCTGGCTACAGCCCTGGACACAGTTACTGTTCCTTATCGCCTACGTTCTTCGCCAGTTTCCATGGTTCATCTGGCTGATATGCTGAACTTCTCTGGGAAAAAGGTATGAAGCTTTGTGAGGGGTTGAGTCAGAGCTGAAGAAAAGCTCTGTAACTTGATCTCTTCCTGACCTTTAGGTGGTGACAGCAGGAGCAACCATCCCCTTCCCCTTGGTTCCAAGCCAGTCCCTTCCTGATGCCCTGGTGCAGCTTGGAGGGGCCACCCCATGGACCCCATTGTCTGCATGTGGGGACCCTTCTGGAATATGCTGCTTTGCCCAGTCAGTGGTGCTGAGGGGTCTAAACAAAGCATGCCACACCAGGTGAGGACTGGTGGTCTTGAGGAGCCCTTGTCAGACTTTCCTTTCACATCCTTTTCTTCCTGACACTTCTGGACATTCTAATGGCAttgcctctctcttcttccctctgccatacttaaaaaaaaaaaagactgagtatCCTGATTCAGCCGATGGCCTGAGAACATAAGAATTCTTAGCTTCTTATTCATGTTGCCACCAATTAAAGGTGGTTTTGGCTTTATTCTGGCAGTCAGCTCACCCCAGGGACacctctgccctccctgctccacgCGTGTACCACTGGGGAAGAAGTCTTGGCCCAGTATTTACAACAGCAGCAACCTAGCGTCAGGAGGTCAGTATAATGCTTGCTCTTACCCTGCTCCCAGACCTCACACCTCCCTTGACTTTTTTTCACTCAACTGCTCTTCTCTTGCCCCCACAGTTCTTCCCATCTGCTGCTGACTCCCTGCAAGGTGGTTCCTCCCTacccccacctcttctcctcaagCCTCAGCCAGCAGGGTTTGGTTCTGGATGGTCCCCCAACTGGGGCAGGTATGTAGGATGAAGAAAACCAAAATTTCAAACATGGGAAAGGTTTTCCTATATCCCTTCCTGGATAAAGGTACTTAAGAAGTTCAGAGTTAAACATTCCTTTATTCACTCTATGGCTCCTGACAGAAGTGTTATTCCTCTAGAGTACTGGTATACTAAGGGGACAGTACACAAAATTTATTGAGTTTACTTTACAATCAAGTCTACCAAAGGCCCAGACTCCCCTATGTGTACAAGAGAGTCCCAGG comes from Diceros bicornis minor isolate mBicDic1 chromosome 4, mDicBic1.mat.cur, whole genome shotgun sequence and encodes:
- the MSTO1 gene encoding protein misato homolog 1 isoform X1, which gives rise to MAGGAREVLTLQLGHFAGFVGAHWWNQQDAALCGPTDAKEPPGELCPDVLYRTGRTLHGQETYTPRLILMDLKGSLSSLKQDGGLYRDKLLDAAIAWQGKLTTHKEELYPKNPYLQDFLSAEGVLNSDGIWRVKSIPNGKGPPLLTTATTPKPLTPPEGSIRVWSDFLRVPLHPRSICMIQKYNHDGEAGRLEAFGQGESILKEPRYLEELEDRLHFYVEECDYLQGFQILCDLHNGFSGVGAKATELLQDEYSGRGIITWGLLPGPYSLGEPQKNIYRLLNTAFGLVRLSAHSSLVCPLSLGGSLGLRPESPVSFPHLRYDATLPFHCSAILATALDTVTVPYRLRSSPVSMVHLADMLNFSGKKVVTAGATIPFPLVPSQSLPDALVQLGGATPWTPLSACGDPSGICCFAQSVVLRGLNKACHTSQLTPGTPLPSLLHACTTGEEVLAQYLQQQQPSVRSSSHLLLTPCKVVPPYPHLFSSSLSQQGLVLDGPPTGAAVESIPVLGALCSSSSLNRTLGDLAKELTKLDLRRWASFLDAGVEQDDLEEVLQELCSLAQCYQGGDSLMD
- the MSTO1 gene encoding protein misato homolog 1 isoform X2, with protein sequence MAGGAREVLTLQLGHFAGFVGAHWWNQQDAALCGPTDAKEPPGELCPDVLYRTGRTLHGQETYTPRLILMDLKGSLSSLKQDGGLYRDKLLDAAIAWQGKLTTHKEELYPKNPYLQDFLSAEGVLNSDGIWRVKSIPNGKGPPLLTTATTPKPLTPPEGSIRVWSDFLRVPLHPRSICMIQKEAGRLEAFGQGESILKEPRYLEELEDRLHFYVEECDYLQGFQILCDLHNGFSGVGAKATELLQDEYSGRGIITWGLLPGPYSLGEPQKNIYRLLNTAFGLVRLSAHSSLVCPLSLGGSLGLRPESPVSFPHLRYDATLPFHCSAILATALDTVTVPYRLRSSPVSMVHLADMLNFSGKKVVTAGATIPFPLVPSQSLPDALVQLGGATPWTPLSACGDPSGICCFAQSVVLRGLNKACHTSQLTPGTPLPSLLHACTTGEEVLAQYLQQQQPSVRSSSHLLLTPCKVVPPYPHLFSSSLSQQGLVLDGPPTGAAVESIPVLGALCSSSSLNRTLGDLAKELTKLDLRRWASFLDAGVEQDDLEEVLQELCSLAQCYQGGDSLMD